A part of Cannabis sativa cultivar Pink pepper isolate KNU-18-1 chromosome 6, ASM2916894v1, whole genome shotgun sequence genomic DNA contains:
- the LOC133039064 gene encoding uncharacterized protein LOC133039064, producing MYDLLIKLFFPRIYIVPPPVRKGRGVAANANLEKKRRDAGKPLPVEVDLETGKVVGAEASNYVRFIGQQVSMLCPGGHLNFSDVPQQYKDQVLNRIRYYFDIDGNPHRDLLMGTLYSVMAERYSERKTLRHKHFKQHYKKPEDWDTVLKFPPDYLNTETWKPVCELFVSEAFLNRSTKNKSNRQLMKYPTTQGTKSLASIRHGMGGPPGEHVVEAWKEIHVKKPSGTFVNELAAKDYVSD from the exons atgtatgatttactaataaaattattttttcctcGAATATATATAGTTCCACCTCCGGTCAGAAAGGGTCGTGGGGTTGCCGCAAATGCTAATCtcgaaaaaaaaaggagagatgCTGGTAAGCCCTTGCCGGTGGAGGTAGATCTTGAAACAGGCAAAGTTGTTGGCGCTGAAGCAAGCAATTATGTTCGATTTATTGGCCAACAAGTAAGCATGTTGTGCCCGGGTGGTCATCTTAATTTTTCTGATGTACCCCAACAATACAAGGATCAAGTGCTCAATCGAATTAGA TACTACTTTGATATCGATGGGAATCCCCATCGAGACCTACTTATGGGGACTTTATATTCGGTGATGGCGGAGCGGTATAGTGAGCGAAAGACACTCAGACACAAGCATTTCaaacaacattacaaaaaaccagaagattgggacacagttctcaaattcccccctgactacttgaataccgagacttggaaaccggtttgcgaattgttcgttagcgaggcatttttgaatcgttcaactaaaaataaatcgaatcgacaactaatgaaatatccaacaacGCAAGGCACAAAATCGTTGGCGTCCATACGCCACGGAATG GGGGGTCCTCCTGGAGAGCATGTAGTTGAAGCATGGAAGGAGATCCATGTGAAAAAACCGTCTGGAACTTTCGTTAATGAATTAGCTGCAAAAGATTATGTAAGTgattaa
- the LOC115694774 gene encoding probable E3 ubiquitin-protein ligase RHY1A isoform X2 has translation MAGMLPGVECARRRRFHQSGGSCDSMGAPSSSCGRTRRSSFCLYTSNHETHTTSASILKRTMFSNQFYQDDEKLGVVAREAKERLDERLRTQRKSEPKRQNNSRDLGQKYSEKSEVKKEELQKEVYNGSKKSSSGSRKFGWTKLSPWRASDQEECTICLERFRPGEGLVHLPCAHRFHHGCLVPWLHNNTHCPCCRMVIITTQIS, from the exons ATGGCTGGAATGCTTCCTGGTGTTGAATGTGCCAGGAGAAGAAGATTTCATCAAAGTGGAGGGAGCTGTGATTCCATGGGTGCACCCTCATCATCTTGTGGAAGGACTAGGAGATCTTCCTTTTGTTTGTATACAAGCAACCATGAAACTCATACAACCTCAGCTTCAATATTG aaaagaacaaTGTTTTCAAATCAGTTTTACCAAGATGATGAGAAGTTAGGAGTAGTAGCCAGAGAAGCCAAAGAAAGATTGGATGAAAGGTTGAGAACACAAAGAAAATCTGAACCAAAAAG gcaaAACAACAGCAGAGATTTAGGACAGAAATATAGTGAAAAATCTGAGGTGAAAAAAGAAGAGCTACAAAAGGAGGTTTATAATGGGTCAAAGAAAAGTAGTAGTGGATCAAGGAAGTTTGGTTGGACCAAGCTGAGCCCATGGAGAGCCTCAGACCAAGAAGAGTGCACCATTTGCTTGGAGAGGTTCAGACCTGGTGAGGGCCTGGTTCACTTGCCTTGTGCCCACCGGTTCCACCATGGCTGCCTGGTGCCATGGCTCCACAACAACACTCACTGTCCTTGTTGTAGAATGGTTATAATCACCACCCAAATTAGTTAG
- the LOC115694774 gene encoding probable E3 ubiquitin-protein ligase RHY1A isoform X1 has translation MAGMLPGVECARRRRFHQSGGSCDSMGAPSSSCGRTRRSSFCLYTSNHETHTTSASILKKRTMFSNQFYQDDEKLGVVAREAKERLDERLRTQRKSEPKRQNNSRDLGQKYSEKSEVKKEELQKEVYNGSKKSSSGSRKFGWTKLSPWRASDQEECTICLERFRPGEGLVHLPCAHRFHHGCLVPWLHNNTHCPCCRMVIITTQIS, from the exons ATGGCTGGAATGCTTCCTGGTGTTGAATGTGCCAGGAGAAGAAGATTTCATCAAAGTGGAGGGAGCTGTGATTCCATGGGTGCACCCTCATCATCTTGTGGAAGGACTAGGAGATCTTCCTTTTGTTTGTATACAAGCAACCATGAAACTCATACAACCTCAGCTTCAATATTG aagaaaagaacaaTGTTTTCAAATCAGTTTTACCAAGATGATGAGAAGTTAGGAGTAGTAGCCAGAGAAGCCAAAGAAAGATTGGATGAAAGGTTGAGAACACAAAGAAAATCTGAACCAAAAAG gcaaAACAACAGCAGAGATTTAGGACAGAAATATAGTGAAAAATCTGAGGTGAAAAAAGAAGAGCTACAAAAGGAGGTTTATAATGGGTCAAAGAAAAGTAGTAGTGGATCAAGGAAGTTTGGTTGGACCAAGCTGAGCCCATGGAGAGCCTCAGACCAAGAAGAGTGCACCATTTGCTTGGAGAGGTTCAGACCTGGTGAGGGCCTGGTTCACTTGCCTTGTGCCCACCGGTTCCACCATGGCTGCCTGGTGCCATGGCTCCACAACAACACTCACTGTCCTTGTTGTAGAATGGTTATAATCACCACCCAAATTAGTTAG